The following proteins are encoded in a genomic region of Vicugna pacos chromosome 16, VicPac4, whole genome shotgun sequence:
- the SHPK gene encoding sedoheptulokinase isoform X1: MAAGSVTLGIDLGTTSVKVALVEAAPGDPSGFVVLASCARAARAEVAAQSAAAGPQGQEQDVRRIIQALNECLAALPRQQLRKVCGIGVSGQMHGVMFWKTGQGCEWTEGGAAPVFEPRAVSQLVTWQDGRCSSKFLASLPQPESHLSVATGFGCATIFWLLKNSPESLKSYDVAGTIHDYVVAMLCGLTRPLMSDQNAASWGYFNTRSQSWNLEILRAAGFPVHLLPDIAEPGSMAGRTSCAWFEIPKGTPVGVALGDLQASVYSCMAQRTDAVLNISTSVQLVASMPSGFQPAQTPDPTAPVAYFPYFHRTYLAVAASLNGGNVLATFVHMLVQWMADLGLEVEESTVYSRMIQAAAQQRDTCLTITPTVLGERHLPDQLASVTRISSSDLSLGHVTRALCRGIIQNLHSMLPFQQLREWGVERVIGSGSALSRNEVLKQEVQRAFPFPVSYGQDVDAAVGAALVMLQRNFNQQES; this comes from the exons ATGGCTGCAGGGTCTGTCACTCTGGGCATCGACCTGGGCACCACGTCTGTGAAGGTGGCCCTGGTGGAGGCCGCGCCTGGCGACCCTTCCGGGTTCGTGGTACTGGCGAGCTGTGCCCGGGCTGCGCGAGCCGAGGTGGCGGCCCAGAGCGCGGCAGCCGGGCCCCAG GGCCAAGAGCAGGATGTGAGGAGAATCATCCAGGCCCTCAATGAGTGCCTTGCTGCTCTTCCCCGGCAGCAGCTGCGGAAGGTCTGCGGCATCGGAGTGTCAGGACAGATGCATGGAGTCATGTTTTGGAAGACAGGCCAAG GCTGTGAATGGACAGAGGGAGGGGCCGCCCCTGTGTTCGAGCCCCGAGCTGTGAGCCAGCTGGTCACGTGGCAGGATGGCCGGTGTAGCAGCAAGTTCCTGGCTTCTCTGCCCCAACCAGAGTCCCACCTCAGTGTGGCCACGGGGTTTGGCTGTGCAACTATCTTCTGGCTTTTGAAAAACAG CCCAGAGTCCCTGAAGTCCTACGATGTAGCTGGCACCATCCATGACTATGTGGTTGCCATGCTGTGTGGCTTGACAAGACCCCTGATGTCCGACCAGAATGCTGCTAGCTGGGGATATTTCAACACCAGGAGCCAAAGCTGGAACTTAGAGAT ACTGAGGGCCGCAGGCTTTCCCGTCCACCTGCTCCCAGACATCGCCGAGCCCGGCAGCATGGCAGGTAGAACTTCGTGTGCGTGGtttgaaatcccaaaggggaCGCCGGTGGGCGTGGCCTTGGGTGATTTGCAGGCCTCTGTCTATTCCTGTATGGCCCAGAGGACGGACGCAG TTCTCAACATCAGCACCTCAGTTCAGCTGGTGGCCTCCATGCCTTCAGGATTCCAGCCAGCGCAGACTCCAGACCCCACGGCTCCGGTCGCCTACTTTCCGTACTTCCACAGGACCTACCTGGCGGTGGCAGCGTCACTCAACGGGGGCAACGTGCTGGCCACGTTCGTCCACATGCTTGTCCAGTGGATGGCGGATCTAG GCCTGGAGGTTGAAGAATCCACTGTATACTCACGCATGATCCAGGCAGCTGCACAGCAGAGAGACACGTGCCTAACCATCACTCCAACGGTGCTGGGCGAGAGGCACCTGCCGGACCAGCTGGCCTCAGTGACCAGAATCTCCTCCTCTGACCTCTCCCTGGGTCACGTGACCCGGGCCCTGTGCAGAGGCATTATTCAGAACTTGCACTCAATGCTTCCGTTTCAGCAGCTCCGAGAGTGGGGTGTGGAACGGGTGATCGGCAGTGGGAGTGCGCTGTCCAGGAATGAGGTGCTGAAGCAGGAGGTGCAGAGGGCTTTCCCTTTCCCAGTGTCCTATGGCCAGGATGTAGACGCAGCTGTGGGGGCAGCTCTGGTCATGCTCCAGAGAAACTTTAACCAGCAGGAGTCCTAG
- the SHPK gene encoding sedoheptulokinase isoform X2 has translation MAAGSVTLGIDLGTTSVKVALVEAAPGDPSGFVVLASCARAARAEVAAQSAAAGPQGQEQDVRRIIQALNECLAALPRQQLRKVCGIGVSGQMHGVMFWKTGQGCEWTEGGAAPVFEPRAVSQLVTWQDGRCSSKFLASLPQPESHLSVATGFGCATIFWLLKNSPESLKSYDVAGTIHDYVVAMLCGLTRPLMSDQNAASWGYFNTRSQSWNLEMSRNPVPYKFTSFRAQILSSVIKQKAPGSSVLNISTSVQLVASMPSGFQPAQTPDPTAPVAYFPYFHRTYLAVAASLNGGNVLATFVHMLVQWMADLGLEVEESTVYSRMIQAAAQQRDTCLTITPTVLGERHLPDQLASVTRISSSDLSLGHVTRALCRGIIQNLHSMLPFQQLREWGVERVIGSGSALSRNEVLKQEVQRAFPFPVSYGQDVDAAVGAALVMLQRNFNQQES, from the exons ATGGCTGCAGGGTCTGTCACTCTGGGCATCGACCTGGGCACCACGTCTGTGAAGGTGGCCCTGGTGGAGGCCGCGCCTGGCGACCCTTCCGGGTTCGTGGTACTGGCGAGCTGTGCCCGGGCTGCGCGAGCCGAGGTGGCGGCCCAGAGCGCGGCAGCCGGGCCCCAG GGCCAAGAGCAGGATGTGAGGAGAATCATCCAGGCCCTCAATGAGTGCCTTGCTGCTCTTCCCCGGCAGCAGCTGCGGAAGGTCTGCGGCATCGGAGTGTCAGGACAGATGCATGGAGTCATGTTTTGGAAGACAGGCCAAG GCTGTGAATGGACAGAGGGAGGGGCCGCCCCTGTGTTCGAGCCCCGAGCTGTGAGCCAGCTGGTCACGTGGCAGGATGGCCGGTGTAGCAGCAAGTTCCTGGCTTCTCTGCCCCAACCAGAGTCCCACCTCAGTGTGGCCACGGGGTTTGGCTGTGCAACTATCTTCTGGCTTTTGAAAAACAG CCCAGAGTCCCTGAAGTCCTACGATGTAGCTGGCACCATCCATGACTATGTGGTTGCCATGCTGTGTGGCTTGACAAGACCCCTGATGTCCGACCAGAATGCTGCTAGCTGGGGATATTTCAACACCAGGAGCCAAAGCTGGAACTTAGAGAT GTCCAGAAATCCAGTGCCCTATAAGTTCACTTCCTTCAGGGCCCAAATTCTGAGCTctgtaataaaacaaaaagcaccTGGTAGTTCAG TTCTCAACATCAGCACCTCAGTTCAGCTGGTGGCCTCCATGCCTTCAGGATTCCAGCCAGCGCAGACTCCAGACCCCACGGCTCCGGTCGCCTACTTTCCGTACTTCCACAGGACCTACCTGGCGGTGGCAGCGTCACTCAACGGGGGCAACGTGCTGGCCACGTTCGTCCACATGCTTGTCCAGTGGATGGCGGATCTAG GCCTGGAGGTTGAAGAATCCACTGTATACTCACGCATGATCCAGGCAGCTGCACAGCAGAGAGACACGTGCCTAACCATCACTCCAACGGTGCTGGGCGAGAGGCACCTGCCGGACCAGCTGGCCTCAGTGACCAGAATCTCCTCCTCTGACCTCTCCCTGGGTCACGTGACCCGGGCCCTGTGCAGAGGCATTATTCAGAACTTGCACTCAATGCTTCCGTTTCAGCAGCTCCGAGAGTGGGGTGTGGAACGGGTGATCGGCAGTGGGAGTGCGCTGTCCAGGAATGAGGTGCTGAAGCAGGAGGTGCAGAGGGCTTTCCCTTTCCCAGTGTCCTATGGCCAGGATGTAGACGCAGCTGTGGGGGCAGCTCTGGTCATGCTCCAGAGAAACTTTAACCAGCAGGAGTCCTAG
- the SHPK gene encoding sedoheptulokinase isoform X3: MAAGSVTLGIDLGTTSVKVALVEAAPGDPSGFVVLASCARAARAEVAAQSAAAGPQGQEQDVRRIIQALNECLAALPRQQLRKVCGIGVSGQMHGVMFWKTGQGCEWTEGGAAPVFEPRAVSQLVTWQDGRCSSKFLASLPQPESHLSVATGFGCATIFWLLKNSPESLKSYDVAGTIHDYVVAMLCGLTRPLMSDQNAASWGYFNTRSQSWNLEILRAAGFPVHLLPDIAEPGSMAVLNISTSVQLVASMPSGFQPAQTPDPTAPVAYFPYFHRTYLAVAASLNGGNVLATFVHMLVQWMADLGLEVEESTVYSRMIQAAAQQRDTCLTITPTVLGERHLPDQLASVTRISSSDLSLGHVTRALCRGIIQNLHSMLPFQQLREWGVERVIGSGSALSRNEVLKQEVQRAFPFPVSYGQDVDAAVGAALVMLQRNFNQQES; this comes from the exons ATGGCTGCAGGGTCTGTCACTCTGGGCATCGACCTGGGCACCACGTCTGTGAAGGTGGCCCTGGTGGAGGCCGCGCCTGGCGACCCTTCCGGGTTCGTGGTACTGGCGAGCTGTGCCCGGGCTGCGCGAGCCGAGGTGGCGGCCCAGAGCGCGGCAGCCGGGCCCCAG GGCCAAGAGCAGGATGTGAGGAGAATCATCCAGGCCCTCAATGAGTGCCTTGCTGCTCTTCCCCGGCAGCAGCTGCGGAAGGTCTGCGGCATCGGAGTGTCAGGACAGATGCATGGAGTCATGTTTTGGAAGACAGGCCAAG GCTGTGAATGGACAGAGGGAGGGGCCGCCCCTGTGTTCGAGCCCCGAGCTGTGAGCCAGCTGGTCACGTGGCAGGATGGCCGGTGTAGCAGCAAGTTCCTGGCTTCTCTGCCCCAACCAGAGTCCCACCTCAGTGTGGCCACGGGGTTTGGCTGTGCAACTATCTTCTGGCTTTTGAAAAACAG CCCAGAGTCCCTGAAGTCCTACGATGTAGCTGGCACCATCCATGACTATGTGGTTGCCATGCTGTGTGGCTTGACAAGACCCCTGATGTCCGACCAGAATGCTGCTAGCTGGGGATATTTCAACACCAGGAGCCAAAGCTGGAACTTAGAGAT ACTGAGGGCCGCAGGCTTTCCCGTCCACCTGCTCCCAGACATCGCCGAGCCCGGCAGCATGGCAG TTCTCAACATCAGCACCTCAGTTCAGCTGGTGGCCTCCATGCCTTCAGGATTCCAGCCAGCGCAGACTCCAGACCCCACGGCTCCGGTCGCCTACTTTCCGTACTTCCACAGGACCTACCTGGCGGTGGCAGCGTCACTCAACGGGGGCAACGTGCTGGCCACGTTCGTCCACATGCTTGTCCAGTGGATGGCGGATCTAG GCCTGGAGGTTGAAGAATCCACTGTATACTCACGCATGATCCAGGCAGCTGCACAGCAGAGAGACACGTGCCTAACCATCACTCCAACGGTGCTGGGCGAGAGGCACCTGCCGGACCAGCTGGCCTCAGTGACCAGAATCTCCTCCTCTGACCTCTCCCTGGGTCACGTGACCCGGGCCCTGTGCAGAGGCATTATTCAGAACTTGCACTCAATGCTTCCGTTTCAGCAGCTCCGAGAGTGGGGTGTGGAACGGGTGATCGGCAGTGGGAGTGCGCTGTCCAGGAATGAGGTGCTGAAGCAGGAGGTGCAGAGGGCTTTCCCTTTCCCAGTGTCCTATGGCCAGGATGTAGACGCAGCTGTGGGGGCAGCTCTGGTCATGCTCCAGAGAAACTTTAACCAGCAGGAGTCCTAG